A genomic stretch from Aminobacter aminovorans includes:
- the cobB gene encoding Sir2 family NAD+-dependent deacetylase, whose product MHRPTSIVVLTGAGISAESGVDTFRDEDGIWAKVDYRDVATPEGFARNPELVDDFYNQRRAGLADVAPNAAHVALARLERQFRGKFLLVTQNIDDLHERAGSLRLIHMHGELTKALCAHCGAGHAWHGAMSRASRCPSCQEIGQLRPDVVWFGEMPYLMDEIDEALASCDLFVSIGTSGNVYPAAGFVEQARHAGARTIELNLEPSEGHDLFEQAIHGRATEIVPEFVEHILA is encoded by the coding sequence ATGCACCGCCCCACCTCGATCGTCGTGCTCACCGGCGCAGGTATCTCGGCCGAATCAGGTGTCGACACCTTTCGCGACGAGGACGGCATCTGGGCGAAGGTCGACTACCGCGACGTGGCGACACCGGAAGGTTTTGCCCGCAATCCGGAGCTGGTTGACGACTTCTACAACCAGCGCCGCGCGGGTCTTGCCGATGTCGCGCCGAATGCCGCGCATGTGGCATTGGCGCGGCTCGAACGGCAGTTCCGGGGCAAGTTCCTGCTCGTCACGCAGAATATCGACGACCTGCACGAGCGAGCCGGATCGCTGCGGCTGATCCACATGCATGGCGAATTGACCAAGGCCTTGTGCGCGCATTGCGGCGCCGGGCATGCCTGGCACGGTGCCATGTCGCGGGCCTCACGCTGCCCGTCATGCCAGGAGATCGGCCAATTGCGGCCTGACGTGGTCTGGTTCGGCGAGATGCCCTACCTGATGGACGAAATCGACGAGGCACTGGCAAGTTGCGACCTCTTCGTCTCCATCGGCACCAGCGGCAATGTCTATCCCGCCGCCGGCTTCGTCGAGCAGGCGCGCCATGCCGGGGCGCGTACGATCGAACTCAACCTCGAGCCGTCGGAAGGCCATGACCTCTTCGAGCAGGCCATCCATGGCCGCGCCACGGAAATCGTGCCCGAATTCGTCGAGCATATCCTGGCTTAG
- a CDS encoding class I SAM-dependent RNA methyltransferase, whose translation MTTRFEIARLGAHGDGVVDANGGHIFIPFALPGEVVTAAREKDRAQLISVLEPSPQRIDPACRHFTECGGCAIQHLEDQAYREWKRGLVVHALKGRGIDVAVGELVACPPHSRRRAAFTARNTETGLQLGYNKAFSHTLVDIEECPVLLPAIVEAAGTLRHLAGIIANTSKPFRFLVTVTESGFDVAASDCGKPTEAIRRAATDFAIRSKIARLSIDGEIIVEPVKPMLTFGAATVSPPPGAFVQAVAEAEGAMVSIVTGHMRRARKVADLFSGCGTFALRLAANSEVHAVEGDGQALAALDRGFRFASGLKRVTVERRDLDRRPLTFKELNAFDGLVFDPPRAGAEDQCKQIARSDVPYVAAVSCNPATLARDLRILIDGGYALKSVVPIDQFLWSHHVEAVALLEKPKKRR comes from the coding sequence ATGACGACACGTTTCGAAATTGCGCGGCTGGGCGCGCATGGCGACGGTGTCGTCGATGCCAATGGCGGGCATATCTTCATCCCGTTCGCGCTGCCGGGCGAAGTGGTGACAGCGGCGCGCGAGAAGGATCGCGCCCAGCTGATCTCGGTTCTCGAGCCGTCGCCGCAACGTATCGATCCTGCCTGCCGGCATTTCACCGAATGTGGCGGCTGCGCGATCCAGCATCTCGAGGACCAGGCCTATCGCGAGTGGAAGCGTGGGCTGGTCGTCCATGCGCTGAAGGGCAGGGGCATCGACGTTGCGGTCGGCGAACTGGTGGCTTGCCCGCCGCACAGCCGCAGGCGCGCCGCCTTCACCGCGCGCAACACCGAGACCGGGCTGCAGCTCGGCTACAACAAGGCCTTTTCCCATACCCTCGTCGACATCGAGGAATGCCCTGTCCTGCTGCCGGCCATCGTCGAAGCCGCCGGTACCTTGCGGCACCTTGCCGGCATCATCGCCAACACCTCGAAGCCGTTCCGGTTCCTCGTCACGGTCACCGAGTCGGGCTTCGACGTGGCGGCCAGCGATTGCGGCAAGCCGACTGAAGCGATCCGTCGAGCCGCTACCGATTTCGCCATCAGGTCGAAGATCGCCAGGCTTTCCATCGACGGCGAGATCATCGTCGAGCCGGTCAAGCCGATGCTGACCTTTGGTGCGGCGACGGTCAGCCCGCCGCCGGGCGCTTTCGTCCAGGCCGTGGCCGAGGCGGAGGGCGCGATGGTGTCGATCGTCACCGGCCACATGCGCAGGGCCAGGAAGGTCGCCGACCTGTTCTCGGGATGCGGCACCTTCGCGCTCAGGCTTGCGGCAAACTCCGAGGTCCATGCCGTCGAGGGCGATGGCCAGGCGCTCGCCGCACTTGATCGTGGCTTCCGCTTTGCCAGCGGTCTGAAGCGCGTCACAGTCGAACGCCGCGACCTCGATCGCCGGCCGCTGACCTTCAAGGAACTGAACGCCTTTGACGGCCTCGTCTTCGATCCGCCGCGTGCCGGTGCCGAGGACCAGTGCAAGCAGATCGCCCGCTCGGATGTGCCTTACGTGGCGGCGGTGTCGTGCAATCCGGCAACGCTGGCGCGGGACCTGCGCATCCTCATCGACGGCGGCTATGCGCTGAAGAGTGTTGTGCCGATAGACCAGTTCCTCTGGTCGCACCATGTCGAGGCTGTGGCGCTGTTGGAGAAGCCGAAGAAGCGGCGGTGA